DNA sequence from the Selenomonas timonae genome:
GAGGACACGCTCGCGGTCTGCAAGGCATCGGACGGCGTGCTCTTCGGTGCGGTCGGCGGGACAAAGTGGGATGCGGTCGAGCCAGCCCTGCGTCCCGAGCGTGCAATATTGGGGCTGCGCAAGGGGCTTGGGCTCTATGCGAATCTGCGCCCCGTGAAGGTCGCGGACGCACTCATTGCACACTCTCCGCTGAAGCCTGAGCTTGTGCGCGGTGTCGATCTCGTCATTGTGCGCGAGCTGATCGGCGGTATCTACTTCGGTGAGAAATGTGAGTCCGAGCAGGTGGACGGTGCAGAACGCGCGTGGGATATGGAGAACTACTCCGTGCCCGAGGTGGAACGCATCGCGCGTCTTGCATTCGAGACGGCGCGTCTCAGACGCTCGAAGGTCACGTCTGTGGACAAGGCAAATGTCCTTGCAACCTCGCGCCTCTGGCGGCGTACGGTGACGGCGCTCGCCGAGGAGTATGAGGATGTAAGGCTAGATCATCTCTACGTTGACAACTGTGCCATGCAGCTTGCCGTGCGTCCGACGCAGTTCGATGTAATCGTGACGGGCAACCTCTTTGGCGACATTCTCTCCGATGAGGCGGCAGTGATCGGCGGCTCGATTGGGCTCATGCCGTCCGCGTCCATCGGCACGGGCACGAGTCTCTTCGAGCCGATTCACGGCAGCGCGCCCGACATTGCGGGGCAGGGGATCGCAAACCCGCTTGGGACGATCCTCTCGGCGGCAATGCTCCTGCGCTACGCGCTCCATGAGGAGAATGCGGCGGACGCTGTCGAGGCGGCGGTGGACGAGGCGCTCGCAGAGGGCAAGCGCACGGCGGACATCTACATCGCAGACACGGGCTGCACAAAGGTCGGCACGCGCGAGATGGCGGACGCCGTGCTCGCGCATCTGTAAGCATATATAGCAAAAGGGAATGCCTGCGCGGCATTCCCTTTTGCTATGAAATCATGCGGGGGCGTGTCCTCGCATAATATACCTCCACCAAACAAACACAGCGAGCACAAGCAGGATCGATCCTGCCGTTGGAAAGAGGTAGTGCATTCCGAGGTAGGTTGCGACGACACCGCCGAGGAGCGGTCCCGTCACC
Encoded proteins:
- the leuB gene encoding 3-isopropylmalate dehydrogenase codes for the protein MAYKIAVIPGDGIGQEITEEAVRVLKAVDAKFGLDLTYETRDAGGTAYDKYGTPLPEDTLAVCKASDGVLFGAVGGTKWDAVEPALRPERAILGLRKGLGLYANLRPVKVADALIAHSPLKPELVRGVDLVIVRELIGGIYFGEKCESEQVDGAERAWDMENYSVPEVERIARLAFETARLRRSKVTSVDKANVLATSRLWRRTVTALAEEYEDVRLDHLYVDNCAMQLAVRPTQFDVIVTGNLFGDILSDEAAVIGGSIGLMPSASIGTGTSLFEPIHGSAPDIAGQGIANPLGTILSAAMLLRYALHEENAADAVEAAVDEALAEGKRTADIYIADTGCTKVGTREMADAVLAHL